A window of Brachybacterium fresconis contains these coding sequences:
- a CDS encoding class II 3-deoxy-7-phosphoheptulonate synthase produces MTQYSPDAPARAHDFSLSSADDGLAALGAWREYPRVQQPVWPDEDRCSQVFDDLRSAPPLVFAGEVDVLRDRVAAAARGEAFLLAGGDCAETFADSTADRIRNKIRTILQMSAVLTYGASVPVVKMGRMAGQFAKPRSSDEETRDGVTLPTYRGDAVNAYAFTPQDRIPDPRRLWQMYTTSASTLNLLRAFTGGGFADLREVHSWNRGFTSGTGYDRYEELAAQVDKAIRFMDAIGADFDSLKVVEFYASHEALLLDYEEALARIDSRSGEIYGCSGHFLWVGERTRRLDGAHVDFMARLRNPIGVKLGPDASVDDALRLVDRLDPEREPGRLTFITRMGAGKIRDRLPALVEGVRDAGAEVAWVTDPMHGNTITSSNGYKTRRFEDILDEVVGFFEVHQGLGTVPAGLHMELTGDDVTEVLGGSGEIDEEGLTRRYETLVDPRLNHQQSLELAFLVAEMLSRR; encoded by the coding sequence GTGACTCAGTACAGCCCCGACGCTCCCGCCCGCGCCCACGACTTCTCGCTGTCCTCGGCCGACGACGGCCTGGCGGCCCTGGGCGCGTGGCGCGAGTATCCGCGGGTCCAGCAGCCGGTGTGGCCGGACGAGGATCGGTGCAGCCAGGTCTTCGACGACCTGCGCTCCGCCCCGCCGCTGGTGTTCGCCGGCGAGGTCGACGTGCTGCGCGATCGCGTCGCGGCCGCGGCCCGCGGCGAGGCGTTCCTGCTCGCCGGCGGGGACTGCGCGGAGACCTTCGCCGACTCCACCGCGGACCGGATCCGCAACAAGATCCGCACCATCTTGCAGATGTCCGCCGTGCTCACCTACGGCGCCTCGGTGCCGGTGGTGAAGATGGGCCGGATGGCGGGGCAGTTCGCCAAGCCGCGCTCCTCGGACGAGGAGACCCGCGACGGCGTCACCCTGCCGACCTACCGCGGTGACGCCGTCAACGCCTACGCCTTCACCCCGCAGGACCGGATCCCGGATCCTCGTCGCCTGTGGCAGATGTACACCACCAGCGCCTCCACGCTGAACCTGCTGCGTGCCTTCACCGGGGGCGGCTTCGCCGACCTGCGCGAGGTGCACTCCTGGAACCGCGGGTTCACCTCGGGGACGGGGTACGACCGCTACGAGGAGCTGGCCGCTCAGGTCGACAAGGCGATCCGCTTCATGGACGCCATCGGGGCGGACTTCGACTCCCTCAAGGTCGTCGAGTTCTACGCCTCGCACGAGGCGCTGCTGCTGGACTACGAGGAGGCGCTGGCCCGCATCGACTCCCGCAGCGGGGAGATCTACGGCTGCTCCGGCCACTTCCTGTGGGTCGGTGAGCGCACCCGTCGGCTCGACGGCGCGCACGTGGACTTCATGGCGCGTCTGCGCAACCCCATCGGGGTCAAGCTCGGACCGGACGCCTCGGTCGACGATGCCCTGCGCCTGGTCGACCGGCTCGACCCGGAGCGCGAGCCCGGACGGCTGACGTTCATCACGCGGATGGGGGCCGGGAAGATCCGTGACCGGCTCCCGGCCCTGGTGGAGGGGGTGCGCGATGCCGGGGCGGAGGTCGCCTGGGTGACCGACCCGATGCACGGCAACACCATCACGTCCTCGAACGGGTACAAGACCCGTCGTTTCGAGGACATCCTCGACGAAGTGGTCGGCTTCTTCGAGGTCCACCAGGGACTCGGCACGGTCCCCGCCGGCCTGCACATGGAGCTCACCGGTGATGACGTCACCGAGGTGCTGGGCGGCAGCGGCGAGATCGACGAGGAGGGCCTGACCCGGCGCTACGAGACCCTCGTCGACCCGCGCCTGAACCACCAGCAGTCCCTCGAGCTGGCCTTCCTGGTCGCGGAGATGCTCTCGCGTCGCTGA
- a CDS encoding alpha/beta hydrolase: MAFSELSRPWRARGHSNPRGGLLLCHGFTGCPQSMLPWARDHADRGWAVELPLLPGHATTWQDLEARRWQDWYGHVREAALELSERHGPIAVGGLSMGGALTLALAQDPMLRGRLAALVAVNPGMTLPAVAGAAGLLAPLVRTVDGIGSDVARDGVVEEAYERTPLRAVAQLRRLFSRTRRCLADVQVPLLLATSRADHTVPPHDSDLVAAGVSGPVQRLSLPHSYHLAPLDHDAPRLFETSARFLARHVPATAGGAR; encoded by the coding sequence ATGGCGTTCAGCGAACTGTCCCGCCCGTGGCGCGCGCGGGGTCACTCTAACCCGCGCGGCGGTCTGCTCCTGTGCCATGGATTCACCGGGTGCCCGCAGTCGATGCTCCCCTGGGCCCGGGACCACGCCGATCGCGGGTGGGCCGTGGAGCTGCCGCTGCTGCCCGGTCACGCCACCACCTGGCAGGATCTCGAGGCCCGGCGGTGGCAGGACTGGTACGGGCACGTGCGCGAGGCGGCGCTGGAGCTGTCCGAGCGCCATGGGCCGATCGCCGTGGGAGGGCTGTCGATGGGCGGCGCGCTGACTCTCGCCCTGGCGCAGGACCCGATGCTCCGCGGACGCCTCGCGGCCCTGGTGGCGGTCAATCCCGGGATGACCCTTCCGGCGGTCGCGGGAGCCGCCGGGCTCCTCGCACCGCTGGTGCGCACCGTCGACGGGATCGGGTCCGACGTCGCCCGGGACGGCGTGGTCGAGGAGGCGTACGAGCGCACGCCGCTGCGCGCGGTCGCCCAGCTGCGTCGCCTGTTCTCCCGGACCCGCCGCTGTCTCGCCGACGTGCAGGTGCCGTTGCTGCTGGCCACCTCCCGCGCCGACCACACCGTCCCGCCGCACGACAGCGATCTGGTCGCCGCCGGGGTGAGCGGGCCGGTGCAGCGGCTCAGCCTGCCGCACAGCTATCACCTGGCCCCGCTGGATCACGATGCGCCCCGATTGTTCGAGACCTCCGCCCGCTTCCTGGCCCGGCACGTCCCTGCCACGGCGGGAGGTGCCCGATGA
- the metX gene encoding homoserine O-acetyltransferase MetX encodes MTVLGALDRSTATGASQPRADTQPRAARSASAPTRPVEPPPRVTGAWRPDHGVGDRCFARIGDLELDSGAVLEDVTMAYETWGTLAADGGNAVLVLHALTGDSHVRGPAGPSHASPGWWEEMVGPGRPIDTDRYFVVAPNILGGCQGSTGPSSPGADGRAWGSRFPLLTVRDQVEAERRVREWLDIPRWALVIGGSMGGMRAVEWAVSHPDEVERLAVIATSARATADQIAWNSAQIAAIRVDPGFHGGDYYDLPDAVGPQQGLGIARRIAHTTYRTAAELESRFGNQPQSGEDPFDGQGRHQVTSYLDHHAGKLSRRFDANSYLVLAQSMNTHDVGRGRGGTAAALESVRARTLVVAIDSDRLFPPDLVAEMARHIPDAAWHVASSPIGHDAFLLAHPDLAEWIRTLLDD; translated from the coding sequence ATGACCGTTCTCGGAGCTCTGGACCGGAGCACCGCGACCGGCGCCTCGCAGCCTCGAGCTGACACGCAGCCTCGGGCCGCGCGCTCCGCGTCGGCCCCGACCCGTCCCGTCGAGCCGCCGCCGAGGGTGACGGGGGCCTGGAGGCCCGATCACGGCGTCGGGGATCGCTGCTTCGCCCGGATCGGAGACCTCGAGCTCGACAGCGGAGCCGTGCTCGAGGACGTCACCATGGCGTACGAGACCTGGGGGACGCTCGCCGCCGACGGCGGCAATGCCGTGCTCGTCCTGCACGCGCTGACCGGGGACTCCCACGTGCGGGGGCCGGCTGGGCCGTCCCACGCGAGCCCCGGATGGTGGGAGGAGATGGTCGGTCCCGGCCGCCCGATCGACACCGACCGCTACTTCGTCGTCGCCCCCAACATCCTGGGCGGCTGCCAGGGCAGCACCGGTCCCAGCTCCCCGGGCGCGGACGGGCGGGCGTGGGGCTCCCGCTTCCCTCTGCTGACCGTGCGCGACCAGGTCGAGGCCGAACGCCGTGTGCGCGAGTGGCTCGACATCCCGCGCTGGGCCCTCGTGATCGGCGGCTCGATGGGCGGGATGCGCGCGGTCGAATGGGCCGTGTCGCATCCGGACGAGGTCGAGCGACTCGCGGTCATCGCGACCTCGGCGCGCGCGACCGCCGACCAGATCGCCTGGAACAGCGCACAGATCGCCGCGATCCGGGTCGACCCCGGATTCCACGGGGGCGACTACTACGACCTCCCCGATGCGGTCGGCCCTCAGCAGGGCCTCGGGATCGCACGGCGCATCGCCCACACCACCTACCGAACGGCCGCCGAGCTCGAGAGCAGGTTCGGCAACCAGCCCCAGAGCGGCGAGGACCCCTTCGACGGGCAGGGGCGGCACCAGGTCACCAGCTACCTCGATCATCATGCGGGCAAGCTCTCCCGGCGCTTCGACGCGAACTCCTACCTGGTCCTCGCCCAGTCGATGAACACCCATGACGTCGGCCGGGGCCGTGGCGGCACGGCAGCGGCCCTGGAGAGCGTGCGGGCACGCACTCTCGTGGTCGCCATCGACTCGGACCGGCTGTTCCCGCCCGACCTGGTCGCCGAGATGGCGCGGCACATCCCCGACGCGGCCTGGCACGTGGCGAGCTCACCGATCGGCCACGACGCCTTCCTGCTCGCCCATCCGGATCTGGCCGAGTGGATCCGCACCCTGCTGGATGACTAA
- a CDS encoding RNA polymerase sigma factor, translating into MTSSKTAETATDTTTEVAGSGTDASSKRTPAKRTRKTTAKKAAPAKAAKDTASEETEEVEDEAEDAEVTKKTSETDAKVEASGGFVFNAAEDDAPAQQVVTAGATADPVKDYLKQIGRVALLNAAQEVELAERIEAGLYAEHQLKGDESMVRTKAGRELAMIVEDGRAAKDHLLEANLRLVVSLAKRYTGRGMLFLDLIQEGNLGLIRAVEKFDYSKGYKFSTYATWWIRQAITRAMADQARTIRIPVHMVEVINKLARVQRQMLQDLGREPTPEELAKELDMTPEKVVEVQKYGREPISLHTPLGEDGDSEFGDLIEDSEAVVPADAVSFTLLQEQLHSVLDTLSEREAGVVSMRFGLEDGQPKTLDEIGKVYGVTRERIRQIESKTMSKLRHPSRSQVLRDYLD; encoded by the coding sequence GTGACCTCCTCCAAGACTGCTGAGACCGCCACCGACACGACCACCGAGGTGGCCGGGTCCGGGACGGACGCATCCTCGAAGCGCACCCCCGCCAAGCGCACCCGCAAGACCACCGCCAAGAAGGCCGCCCCGGCGAAGGCCGCCAAGGACACCGCCTCGGAGGAGACCGAGGAGGTCGAGGACGAGGCGGAGGATGCCGAGGTCACGAAGAAGACCTCGGAGACCGACGCCAAGGTCGAGGCCTCCGGCGGGTTCGTCTTCAACGCCGCCGAGGACGACGCCCCGGCCCAGCAGGTCGTCACCGCCGGTGCGACCGCCGACCCGGTCAAGGACTACCTCAAGCAGATCGGCAGGGTCGCGCTGCTGAACGCTGCCCAGGAGGTCGAGCTCGCCGAGCGCATCGAGGCCGGCCTGTACGCCGAGCACCAGCTCAAGGGTGACGAGTCGATGGTCCGGACCAAGGCCGGTCGTGAGCTCGCCATGATCGTCGAGGACGGCCGCGCCGCCAAGGACCACCTGCTCGAGGCCAACCTGCGCCTGGTCGTCTCCCTCGCCAAGCGCTACACCGGCCGCGGCATGCTGTTCCTGGACCTCATCCAGGAGGGGAACCTCGGCCTGATCCGCGCGGTGGAGAAGTTCGACTACTCCAAGGGCTACAAGTTCTCGACCTACGCCACCTGGTGGATCCGTCAGGCCATCACCCGCGCGATGGCGGATCAGGCCCGCACCATCCGCATCCCGGTGCACATGGTCGAGGTCATCAACAAGCTCGCCCGGGTCCAGCGCCAGATGCTCCAGGACCTCGGCCGCGAGCCCACTCCGGAGGAGCTCGCCAAGGAGCTGGACATGACGCCCGAGAAGGTCGTCGAAGTCCAGAAGTACGGCCGCGAGCCGATCTCCCTGCACACCCCGCTGGGCGAGGACGGCGACAGCGAGTTCGGCGACCTCATCGAGGACTCCGAGGCGGTCGTCCCCGCCGATGCCGTGAGCTTCACGCTCCTGCAGGAGCAGCTCCACTCGGTGCTGGACACCCTCTCGGAGCGGGAGGCCGGAGTGGTCTCGATGCGCTTCGGGCTCGAGGACGGCCAGCCCAAGACCCTGGACGAGATCGGCAAGGTCTACGGGGTCACCCGTGAGAGGATCCGCCAGATCGAGTCCAAGACCATGTCGAAGCTGCGCCACCCCTCGCGCTCGCAGGTGCTGCGCGACTACCTCGACTGA
- a CDS encoding polyprenyl synthetase family protein: MSTAEMPPTGDRARELDEHLIVRVAEITQAELETRRRSLAEISPETATLVDSLASYLEGGKLLRPRFCFWGGVAALGREPSTDEIEALARCGAAIELVQAAALMHDDVIDHSPLRRGRPALHAAAAARHDRERLAGSSEDFGVAVAIVLGDLALTWAEQLAASVDGDPSCTTRARREFDDLRTEVMSGQFLDILHQAGGFASAPDAEQAALAVIRWKTVPYTVLRPVRVGAALMGATDAGLERLSAWAIEVGTAFQLRDDLLSVVGDQDETGKPIGGDLLEGKRTVLLARAEAAADDAGRALLDGVVGRPDAAPAQIAAAHDLMVSTGAVLSVADEVRERARRGRELLEDAAGMGVLGRTGLSALAELATDVESLPA; this comes from the coding sequence ATGTCCACAGCAGAGATGCCGCCGACCGGCGACCGCGCACGCGAGCTCGACGAGCACCTGATCGTGAGGGTCGCGGAGATCACGCAGGCGGAGCTCGAGACCCGTCGGCGCTCCCTCGCGGAGATCTCCCCCGAGACGGCGACGCTGGTGGACTCCCTGGCCTCCTACCTCGAGGGCGGCAAGCTGCTGCGCCCGCGATTCTGCTTCTGGGGCGGGGTGGCCGCGCTGGGCCGCGAGCCCAGCACGGACGAGATCGAGGCCCTCGCGCGCTGCGGGGCGGCGATCGAGCTGGTCCAGGCCGCCGCTCTCATGCACGACGACGTCATCGATCATTCCCCGCTCCGCCGCGGCAGGCCGGCTCTTCATGCCGCCGCCGCGGCTCGCCACGACCGCGAGCGCCTGGCCGGATCGTCCGAGGACTTCGGCGTCGCCGTCGCGATCGTCCTCGGGGACCTGGCGCTGACCTGGGCCGAGCAGCTCGCCGCCTCCGTCGACGGGGACCCTTCCTGCACCACCCGGGCACGGCGTGAGTTCGACGATCTGCGCACCGAGGTGATGTCCGGACAGTTCCTGGACATCCTGCACCAGGCCGGAGGGTTCGCCTCCGCGCCGGATGCGGAGCAGGCCGCGCTGGCGGTGATCCGGTGGAAGACCGTGCCGTACACCGTGCTGCGGCCCGTGCGTGTGGGGGCGGCGCTGATGGGCGCCACCGACGCCGGGCTCGAGCGGCTCTCCGCCTGGGCGATCGAGGTCGGGACGGCCTTCCAGCTGCGGGACGACCTGCTCAGCGTGGTCGGCGATCAGGACGAGACCGGCAAGCCGATCGGGGGCGATCTCCTCGAGGGCAAGCGCACGGTGCTGCTGGCCCGGGCGGAGGCCGCAGCCGACGACGCCGGACGGGCACTGCTGGACGGGGTGGTCGGCCGGCCCGATGCCGCGCCGGCCCAGATCGCCGCCGCCCATGACCTCATGGTCTCCACCGGCGCCGTCCTCTCGGTCGCGGACGAGGTGCGCGAGCGTGCCCGCCGCGGTCGTGAACTGCTCGAGGACGCGGCGGGGATGGGCGTGCTCGGCAGGACCGGGCTGTCCGCGCTCGCCGAGCTCGCCACGGATGTCGAGTCGCTGCCCGCCTGA
- a CDS encoding DUF7455 domain-containing protein, producing the protein MNLTLEAPRLTAHDRCDRCGAQAYVKVLLEAGGELMFCAHHARAHQDALQGVASEVIDETERLHAKPVPVED; encoded by the coding sequence ATGAACCTGACTCTTGAAGCCCCCCGGCTGACCGCTCACGACCGTTGCGACCGCTGCGGCGCCCAGGCGTACGTCAAGGTGCTCCTGGAGGCCGGCGGTGAACTGATGTTCTGCGCGCATCACGCCCGCGCCCACCAGGACGCTCTGCAGGGCGTCGCCTCCGAGGTCATCGACGAGACCGAACGACTCCACGCGAAGCCGGTGCCGGTCGAGGACTGA
- a CDS encoding Rv2175c family DNA-binding protein codes for MTDLDDLITDWLTLPDVARRLDLEISRVHRLIEDGELVAVRRGDPVRRVIPADLLTDDGVAPHLKGTVTLLRDGGFDDVELLTWLFTDDASLPGRPIDQLRSGQRGEVRRRAQALAL; via the coding sequence GTGACCGACCTCGACGACCTCATCACCGACTGGCTGACCCTTCCCGACGTCGCGCGGCGCCTGGATCTGGAGATCTCGCGCGTCCACCGCCTGATCGAGGACGGGGAGCTGGTCGCCGTCCGGCGCGGCGACCCCGTCCGGCGCGTGATCCCGGCGGACCTGCTGACCGACGACGGCGTCGCGCCGCACCTGAAGGGCACGGTGACCCTCCTGCGCGATGGCGGCTTCGACGACGTGGAGCTGCTGACCTGGCTGTTCACCGACGACGCGTCGCTGCCGGGGCGACCGATCGATCAGCTGCGCAGCGGCCAGCGCGGTGAGGTGCGGCGCCGCGCCCAGGCGCTCGCCCTCTGA
- a CDS encoding lysophospholipid acyltransferase family protein: MLYELAKPVVMGVVGVLWNPTITGVEHIPEHGAVILASNHLAYSDTVFLPGQVRRTVHFLGKSDIFAGRSPLNKVVARVMRGLEVMPVDRTGGDAAGSAIEAGLSVLRAQKVLGIYPEGTRSPDGRLYRGKTGVARFALATGAPIIPVAMLGAFEAQRGRRIFPRRTPRVRAVLGQPLDAAEIAGCLEGAEEAQILRTVTDAVMDRIQELSGQERSEEYAADVKRRLLAGKRGDAPDRETGPTG, encoded by the coding sequence GTGCTGTACGAACTCGCCAAACCCGTCGTCATGGGCGTGGTGGGGGTGCTCTGGAACCCCACGATCACCGGGGTCGAACACATCCCCGAGCACGGCGCCGTCATCCTGGCCTCGAACCACCTGGCCTACTCCGACACCGTGTTCCTGCCCGGACAGGTGCGCCGCACCGTGCACTTCCTGGGCAAGTCCGACATCTTCGCGGGCCGTTCCCCGCTGAACAAGGTGGTCGCCCGGGTGATGCGCGGCCTGGAGGTGATGCCGGTGGATCGTACGGGAGGTGATGCCGCCGGCTCCGCGATCGAGGCGGGCCTGAGCGTGCTGCGGGCGCAGAAGGTGCTAGGGATCTACCCCGAGGGCACCCGCAGTCCCGACGGCCGCCTCTACCGCGGGAAGACAGGGGTGGCCCGCTTCGCGCTGGCCACCGGGGCCCCGATCATCCCGGTCGCGATGCTCGGCGCCTTCGAGGCGCAGCGCGGACGGCGCATCTTCCCCCGGCGCACGCCCCGGGTCCGCGCCGTGCTCGGGCAGCCGCTGGACGCCGCGGAGATCGCCGGCTGCCTCGAGGGCGCCGAGGAGGCGCAGATCCTGCGGACGGTGACCGACGCCGTCATGGATCGCATCCAGGAGCTGTCGGGCCAGGAGCGCAGCGAGGAGTACGCCGCCGACGTCAAGCGGCGCCTGCTCGCGGGCAAGCGCGGGGACGCCCCGGATCGCGAGACCGGTCCGACCGGATGA
- a CDS encoding universal stress protein: protein MTIVVGYSPSGQGAAALRAGVRSARRRGEDLVIASYQSGDDGRGAPSEQEVRAALAEIDAEGIEVSVRPRSDTDIGEFLLAVVEEVSASLIVIGLRRKSPIGKLNLGAAARRVVLGAPCPVLAVKDDHGADADTRVGA from the coding sequence ATGACCATCGTCGTGGGGTACTCGCCGTCCGGACAGGGTGCGGCCGCTCTCCGCGCAGGCGTCCGCTCGGCCCGGCGCCGGGGCGAGGACCTGGTCATCGCCTCCTATCAGAGCGGGGATGACGGCCGGGGTGCGCCGTCCGAGCAGGAGGTCCGCGCCGCGCTCGCCGAGATCGACGCGGAGGGGATCGAGGTGAGCGTGCGCCCCCGGTCGGACACCGACATCGGGGAGTTCCTGCTGGCCGTGGTCGAGGAGGTCTCGGCCTCGCTGATCGTGATCGGTCTGCGCCGCAAGTCCCCGATCGGCAAGCTCAACCTGGGGGCCGCCGCTCGCCGCGTCGTGCTCGGCGCGCCGTGCCCGGTGCTTGCCGTGAAGGACGATCATGGGGCCGATGCGGACACTCGCGTCGGTGCCTGA
- a CDS encoding PASTA domain-containing protein, with amino-acid sequence MSAATSTSPGISLLLDDRYRVEEQIARGGMATVHRGHDERLDRVVALKIMHPHLAADEDFRRRFGREARSAARLAHRNVVGVFDQGEDEDRIYLAMELVEGETLRARLVERGRLRIRETLQVTAQVLEALVAAHDAGIVHRDIKPENILLDPDDVVKVADFGLARAIGASNSSASATLLGTVAYISPEVVTRGDSDERSDLYSLGVVLFEMLTGRQPFVGEQPVHIAFQHVHEDIPAPSTLVTGVPRELDSLVTWAASRVVEQRPATAAELLAAVRELTASLPGPVLEQRPVLRQDGDTGDVPRPTSPLEDVVAELRSGPRAFPAGLLSDSENAAPSTPLPPADGEDPVAQAGDDAPQATAETGTAGAPTGSDDEDQGEGGDATRADGADGGEGTGEEDAGPRTVVMRAPRGRRGRHLPPGTRRRSRPVAVLAAFSMVAALGTGAWAGGDWYLNTGPGADRTIPVLAGTELSDAEAVLASSDLGVTTQETFDETVPAGHIIDADPGAGTTVKKGTSIEVVVSKGVETFPVPDLVGTERESAAQEIEELGLELVEEDSEYSETVPAGEIISQSQEAEALPAGGEVLVVVSQGPRPITIDDQTGRSGESARSALESAGFTVTASSAHSATVPAGAVISQSPASGTGHRGDTVALVTSLGPEMVTVPDVFEKPEAEAKKTLEAAGFDVTVQHDRGEPVFGLVYEQSAAAGTEVAKGSAITITVF; translated from the coding sequence GTGAGCGCGGCGACGTCGACTTCCCCCGGCATCAGCCTGCTCCTCGACGACCGCTATCGGGTCGAGGAGCAGATCGCGCGCGGCGGAATGGCGACGGTGCATCGCGGGCACGACGAGCGCCTCGACCGGGTGGTCGCCCTGAAGATCATGCATCCCCACCTCGCCGCGGACGAGGACTTCCGGCGCCGGTTCGGCCGGGAGGCGCGCTCCGCCGCCCGGCTCGCGCACCGCAACGTGGTGGGAGTCTTCGACCAGGGCGAGGACGAGGACCGCATCTATCTCGCCATGGAGCTGGTCGAGGGCGAGACCCTGCGGGCGCGACTGGTCGAGCGGGGCCGCCTGCGCATCCGCGAGACGCTCCAGGTGACCGCGCAGGTGCTCGAGGCCCTGGTGGCCGCGCATGACGCCGGCATCGTCCACCGCGACATCAAGCCCGAGAACATCCTGCTGGACCCCGACGACGTGGTGAAGGTCGCTGACTTCGGCCTCGCCCGGGCGATCGGGGCGAGCAACTCCTCGGCGAGCGCGACCCTGCTCGGCACCGTCGCCTACATCAGCCCCGAGGTCGTCACCCGCGGGGACAGCGACGAACGCAGCGACCTGTACTCGCTCGGCGTGGTGCTGTTCGAGATGCTCACCGGTCGTCAGCCGTTCGTCGGCGAGCAGCCGGTCCACATCGCTTTCCAGCACGTCCACGAGGACATCCCGGCGCCCTCGACCCTGGTGACCGGGGTGCCGAGGGAGCTCGATTCCCTCGTCACCTGGGCCGCGTCCCGGGTCGTCGAGCAGCGTCCCGCGACCGCCGCCGAGCTGCTCGCCGCCGTGCGCGAGCTGACCGCCTCCCTGCCGGGACCGGTCCTCGAGCAGCGGCCCGTCCTCCGCCAGGACGGCGACACCGGGGACGTGCCACGACCGACCTCTCCGCTCGAGGACGTCGTGGCCGAGCTGCGCAGCGGCCCGCGCGCCTTCCCCGCCGGCCTCCTCTCCGACTCCGAGAACGCCGCGCCGTCGACTCCGCTGCCCCCCGCCGACGGGGAGGACCCCGTCGCGCAGGCGGGGGACGATGCCCCGCAGGCCACGGCCGAGACGGGGACCGCGGGGGCGCCGACCGGGTCCGACGACGAGGACCAGGGCGAGGGCGGGGACGCGACCCGGGCCGACGGCGCGGACGGGGGCGAGGGCACCGGCGAGGAGGATGCCGGACCTCGGACCGTGGTGATGCGGGCGCCGCGGGGGCGTCGCGGCCGCCACCTCCCGCCCGGCACCCGGCGGCGCTCGCGCCCGGTCGCCGTGCTCGCCGCGTTCAGCATGGTCGCCGCCCTCGGCACCGGTGCCTGGGCCGGCGGCGACTGGTACCTCAACACCGGCCCCGGTGCGGACCGCACCATCCCGGTGCTGGCCGGCACCGAGCTGAGCGACGCCGAGGCCGTGCTGGCCTCCTCCGACCTGGGGGTGACCACCCAGGAGACCTTCGACGAGACCGTCCCGGCCGGGCACATCATCGACGCCGACCCGGGAGCGGGGACCACCGTCAAGAAGGGCACGAGCATCGAGGTGGTCGTCTCCAAGGGCGTCGAGACCTTCCCGGTCCCCGACCTGGTCGGCACCGAGCGGGAATCCGCCGCCCAGGAGATCGAGGAGCTGGGCCTGGAGCTCGTCGAGGAGGACTCCGAGTACTCCGAGACCGTCCCGGCCGGAGAGATCATCTCCCAATCCCAGGAGGCCGAGGCGCTGCCCGCGGGCGGCGAGGTGCTCGTGGTCGTCTCCCAGGGTCCGCGACCGATCACCATCGACGACCAGACCGGCAGGAGCGGCGAGTCCGCTCGCAGCGCCCTGGAATCGGCCGGGTTCACCGTGACGGCGTCCTCGGCCCATTCGGCGACCGTCCCCGCCGGGGCGGTCATCTCCCAGTCCCCCGCCTCCGGCACGGGCCACCGCGGCGACACCGTCGCCCTGGTGACCTCCCTCGGCCCCGAGATGGTGACGGTCCCGGACGTCTTCGAGAAGCCGGAGGCCGAGGCGAAGAAGACCCTCGAGGCCGCCGGTTTCGACGTGACCGTGCAGCACGACCGGGGGGAGCCGGTGTTCGGGCTGGTCTACGAGCAGTCCGCAGCGGCCGGGACCGAGGTGGCCAAGGGCTCCGCGATCACGATCACGGTGTTCTGA